The genomic segment ATTTTTAGAAACAGAATTTTCGAATGTAATAGATTTTTCGAGTAATAAGGGCTTATAATTATATGCAATTTGCTGTACAATAGAATGTAAATGAACCGATTCTTTATTAAAATACAATTGTTTAGTTTGCAGCAATGCCCAGTGTAATAAATTGTCTAATAAACTGTAAGTGCCATTTGCAATACTGCTGTTTTGAAGAATTAAATGATTTAATTCATCGTAATTTTTAGTTTCAAGCGTAGACGATAATTTAGAATTACTGGTTTTTAAAGCATTTACAGACGAACGTAAATCGTGACTTACAATAGAAAAGAGTTGGTCTTTTGTGGCGTTTAATTCATCAAGTTTGTTTTTTTGGCGTAAAATAGTTTTACCATTTTTTACTTTTTGTGCATACAAATAAACACCTCCGGTTAAAATTAGCAATAAGCCAATTGCAGAGAAAAACAAAGCATTTCTTTGTGTGTTTTTTAGTTTATTTTCTACTTCAAGAACTTTAATTTGTTTTTGTTTTTGAGCTACGGCGAATTTTTTCTCATAATCTGCTAAAGCCCAAATTTTGCTTTGATTGTTTAAAGAATCTTTCCATTGACCCGATTCTTTTCTGTAAATTAATGACTTCTTATAATCGCCCTTATTTTCTTCTACAACAGACATGTTCAAAGAAGCTTTTCTTTTTATATCAAAATCAGATATTTTTTTTGATAAATTATATGCTTTTTCAAAATAAGGAATAGCCTGCTGATCTTTATATTGGATATAATATAAGTTTGCAATATCATTATAAATGCAAAATAAATTTACAATATTTTCTTCTGCTTCCAGAATTTTTAAACTTTTAAAAAGATATTCTTCTGCTTTAGTAAAATTATTTAGATGTAAATGACAAATTCCTAAATTTTGGTAAATAAGTCCTATTTTTAATCCTTGATTATTTAATCTAAGGCTTTCTATTTTTTTAAAATATATAATTGCTTTTTCAAATTCTTTTAATTCTATTGATGCATCTCCTAAGTTTTTAATTACTAAGGGATAGAATTCAAATTTTTTGGAAATCAAGTTTAATTCAAATTTTGCTTCTCTGAATAATTTTTTTTCAATGAAACTATACCCTCTGAAAAAGTGGCAATAGTCTATAAGTTCCTTATTTTTGCTATTGTTTAAATGTTTCATTGAACTGACTAAAGTCGAGTCCCAATTTTTTTTAATAAAAAAGTTAGATGCCTTGCTGAAATTTAATTCATTTTTGAATTCTCTCTCTTTTTTCTTTAATGCTTCATTTAACTGTTTATTGGATGACTGTGAAAACAATAAGAAAGGAGAGCAAATAATCAATAAATTAAAAAAAAATCTAATTATAAGCATTACTTATTTTTTTGTAATTAACAACAAAAGATTATACAATGAGGAAACATCGTTTAGTGAATCTGTTAATAATGTCAATAAACGATGTTGGTTAAAATATTTGCTTTGAGGTTTTAGCGACCTACAGATGTTTCAGTACCTCTAGATGTTTCAGGATCAATATCTCTTAAATAAGACATTACTGTGGTGATATTTTCTACACTTTGAGAAGTATAATCTATCTCAGCATACCATACATCATATGTTTCAGGTGTTTCCTCATCCCAGTCATAATCAAAATAAACTTCAACAATATTAACATGTTCAGTTAATGTTCCAATTAGAGGATTTTGTGAATCTTTTGAGTTGATGTATAAAGTAGCACAGATTTTTAATGTTTTTACTCCATTGTTATCGTAAAGTTTTGCCGAAGCTAAAGGTGGGACTGGAAAAGTAATGTTGGTTTTGTCTGTAAAAGAAAATGGTTCTGTATTAATTCTTGTGATTTGAATGACATTAAAGTCCATAATAAGGTTTGTTAGGGTTAATAATTTTATTTTTGGTGGGTTAAAGATATTTTATTTCTTTAAAAAAAAATAAAGATTGTCGTGTTTTTTTGGTTAATTTTTCGATTTTATGTCGTTCATCGATAAAATTTTACAATTATCATTTAGAAAAAGAAAATAAGTTTGAATAATTGAATCAATTAATCACGAAGAAATTTTGTTTAAAATTGTAAATCAACCTGCGAGTTTATCTTTTCGATATAATAATCTATTTTGCGAACAGCACGATTAAAAAAAAGATTCTGCTCTTTAATGCCGGATTGGCCTAAAGGAATAGAGTTGAGAATTTGCTGCTTAAAAAACTTGTGAACGTTGTTACAGCTCTCTTCATTGTCAGTAATAAAATAACCCAAAAGTGTATAAGGAATAAACATTGTTAGTTTCTCATCTGTTTCGAGAAGCATATTGTTGTTTAGTAATATAAGCTCATTGTAATAAATCGAAAATTTATCATTAGGCTCATTGCATTTTGCTTTTATAACATTAATAATCCTTTTTAAATCGACACAAAGAGCATTCGCACTTTTCAAACTTAATAAACCAGCTTCGTAAAAATATAAAATCTGCTGAAGACTGCTGTTTATGGTAGTATCGTTCCAGACTTCATTTACAAAAGTATTTTCGTATACATTTTTTAACTTCTGCATGTATTCTGTAAAGGATTCATCGATTACAAAGTTTTCAAAAGCGACTTTTTTTTGATTAGTATTTAAAAGATTCAGCCATACAAAAGCTTTAAATTTTGACAAAATAGTTCCGTCCATAAAGTAAAACAGCGGAATGTCTTTGGCCGAATAAAAAAGTTTGGTTTTTTTGTTCTTTGTTAATGCTTCGATGTTTTCTGCCGAGGATTTAAAATACTCAAGCATATCTTTTAACGTTTCAATTTCGATTGTTTTGTCTACAATTACTTTTCCTTTTTTAGAAAATAAATTATCAAGAGAGATATTAAAATGATTGGCCAGTTTTATGGTTTCATCTATGGAGAATTTACTTTTTTGGGATATTCTTCGATGCGATGCATCATAACTGATTTCCAGAATAGCAGCAATTTCATCTATCAAAGAATGTGACTTTGAGATTTTGCTTCGAATTGCCTTTAAAAAAGATTCCTGATGTTTCATGATTTGTGATAATCACAAATATATAAAAATGTTTTATTGGTTTACACAAATTGATATGCGATAAATGCGATAGGTTTGTCTTGTAATTTTAAAAAGATACTTTTATGAAAGCTAAATATTTTAATAAATCTGAAGAGGAAAAACTCTTTTTTTCTACACTAAAACAACGAGTTCATGGACAACTTCAAGGGAAAATTATTTCTTATGGAGATTCCCGATTTTGGTTTAAAGGATTATTTTGGACATTAGTTTGTTATTTGTCTTATTCATTGCTTTTTTCGGGTTCAATCAATAAAATGATTTTTTGGTTATTATATGTTGTCTTTCAGTTATCAGGATTGTTAATAGGTTTCAGTTTTGGGCACGATGCATCTCATAATACAGCATTTAAAAACAAAAAAGCGAACTCTGTATTGCATTTTTTTAGTTTTCTTACTGTTGGAATCGATCCATTACTTTGGGGATTGAGACATATACGTTCACATCATTTATATGCAAATGTAGAAGGAAGCGATATTGATATTGATAAAAATCCTTTTTTGAGATTGAGCCCGACACATCCTTGGAAACCTAAACATAAATATCAAGCTTATTATGCGCCATTTGTTTATATGTTTACTTTGCTTCATTCTGTTTTTATGAGTGATTGGGTATATTTATTTTCAAATGAATATGACTGGATGAAAAGAGGCATGCCAAAAATTGAATTGTATTTCAGGTTTGTATTGTATAAAATATTTTATTTCTCTTTAGTTTTAGTTTTTCCAATATTATATTCTCACTTTTCATGGAGTTTTATTGTTTGGAGTTATTTTAGCGCCAGTGCTTTTACATCTATGGTTTTTATTATAATGCTTGTTGGTACGCATTTTTTTGATGGTGCTGATTATCCACAGCCTGAAGGAGAATTTCTTGAGCATACCTGGGCAGTTCATCAACTTCATACTAGTTGTGATTGGGATGCAGACAAAGGGTGGGCGAGATTTTTAAGTGGAGGTTCAAACTGTCATGCAGCTCATCATCTTTTTCCGAATATATGCCATACAAGTTATAGCGAGATAAATTCAATAATTGAGCAAACCACAAAAGAATACAAACAACCTTATCATCATAAAACATTATTTGAAATGATGATTTCTCATTTTACACATTTGCATAAAATGGGAAACCCAAAGTAGGATAATTAAATTTAAAAACCCCAATTCAACTGAATGAATTGGGGTTTTCTATGAATAAACCTTTAGTAAACTAAGATCTGATTACTCTTTTTTCTCCTCACGTGGAGGTCTTGGAACAAGTGCTTTTTTAGACACTTTTTCTTTTTTAGTTTTAGGGTCAACTCCTAAGTATTTCACTTGAAAAACATCTCCCATTTTAACTACGTCAGCAACATTTTCTGTACGTTCCCAAGCCAATTCAGATACGTGAAGTAACACTTCGTTTCCTGGTGCAGCAGTATATTCTACAACAGCTCCAAAATCAAGCATTTTAATAACTTTCACTTCGTAAGCTTCTCCAACTTGTGGTTTGAAAGTTAAAGCATCAATCTTAGCCAATACAGTTTTGATACCTTCCGGATCAGTTCCTAAAATTTCAACAACTCCTTGCTCATCAACTTCGTTGATAACAATAGTAGTTCCTGTAGCTTTTTGTAATTCCTGAATTACTTTTCCTCCAGGTCCTATTAATGCTCCAATAAAGTTTCCAGGAATAGTTCTGGTAATGATTTTTGGTGCATGAGCTTTAACGTCAGCTCTTGGAGCAGCGATAGTCTCAGTTAATTTTCCTAAAATGTGTAAACGTCCGTCACGAGCTTGTGCTAAAGCTTGTTCCATGATATCATAACGTAATCCTTCGATTTTGATATCCATTTGGCAAGCAGTAATACCATCAGCAGTTCCGGTTACTTTAAAGTCCATATCTCCTAAGTGATCTTCATCTCCTAAGATATCAGACAATACAGCAAATTTCTCACCGTCAGTAATTAATCCCATAGCAATACCAGAAACTGGTTTTGTCATTTGAACACCAGCATCCATAAGTGCCATTGTTCCTGCGCAAACCGTTGCCATAGAAGAAGAACCATTAGATTCTAAAACTTCAGAAACCACACGAATTGTATAAGGACAATCTGCAGGGATCATATTTTTTAATGCTCTTTGAGCTAAGTTACCGTGACCAACTTCTCTTCTTGAAGTTCCTCTTAGTGGTTTTGCTTCACCAGTAGAGAAAGGAGGGAAGTTATAGTGTAAGTAGAATTTTTCTTCACCTTGTTCAGATGGAGAATCGATTTGGTTAGCCTCTCTTGAAGTTCCAAGAGTTACTGTCGCCAAAGCCTGAGTTTCTCCACGTGTAAATAAAGAAGATCCGTGAACAGATGGTAAATAATCAGTTTCACACCAGATTGGTCTGATTTCTGTAGTTTTTCTTCCGTCTAAACGAATTCCTTTTTCAAGAATTACATTACGAACAGCTTCTTTGTTTGTTTTGTAGAAATATTTTCCAACTAAACCTGCAAGATCTGCATTTTCAGCATATTCTTCTTCTGTAAACAAAGCTTTTGCTTCTTCTTTTACAGCTGCAAATTTTTCACCTCTTTCTGCTTTTCCAGAAGCTTCCTGAGCAATTGCATAACATTTATCGTAAGCGACAGCTTTTACTTTTGCATAAACAGCTTCGTCTTCAACTTCTCCTTCGTAAGTTCTGTATTCCTGAGAGCTTAATTTAGCTCTTAAACGCTGTTGCGCTTCGATTTGAACTTTAATAGCTTCATGAGCAAATTTAATAGCTTCAACCATTTCAGCCTCAGAGATTTCTTTCATCTCACCTTCAACCATGGCAACAGAATCTAAAGAAGCTCCAATCATCATGTCGATATCAGATTTTTCTAATTCTTCTCTACTTGGGTTGATTACTAATTTTCCGTCGATACGAGCAACACGTACTTCAGAAATTAAGTTATAAAATGGAATATCTGAAACTGCTAAAGCTGCAGATGCCGCTAAAC from the Flavobacterium sp. genome contains:
- a CDS encoding fatty acid desaturase; this translates as MKAKYFNKSEEEKLFFSTLKQRVHGQLQGKIISYGDSRFWFKGLFWTLVCYLSYSLLFSGSINKMIFWLLYVVFQLSGLLIGFSFGHDASHNTAFKNKKANSVLHFFSFLTVGIDPLLWGLRHIRSHHLYANVEGSDIDIDKNPFLRLSPTHPWKPKHKYQAYYAPFVYMFTLLHSVFMSDWVYLFSNEYDWMKRGMPKIELYFRFVLYKIFYFSLVLVFPILYSHFSWSFIVWSYFSASAFTSMVFIIMLVGTHFFDGADYPQPEGEFLEHTWAVHQLHTSCDWDADKGWARFLSGGSNCHAAHHLFPNICHTSYSEINSIIEQTTKEYKQPYHHKTLFEMMISHFTHLHKMGNPK
- a CDS encoding tetratricopeptide repeat-containing sensor histidine kinase yields the protein MISKKFEFYPLVIKNLGDASIELKEFEKAIIYFKKIESLRLNNQGLKIGLIYQNLGICHLHLNNFTKAEEYLFKSLKILEAEENIVNLFCIYNDIANLYYIQYKDQQAIPYFEKAYNLSKKISDFDIKRKASLNMSVVEENKGDYKKSLIYRKESGQWKDSLNNQSKIWALADYEKKFAVAQKQKQIKVLEVENKLKNTQRNALFFSAIGLLLILTGGVYLYAQKVKNGKTILRQKNKLDELNATKDQLFSIVSHDLRSSVNALKTSNSKLSSTLETKNYDELNHLILQNSSIANGTYSLLDNLLHWALLQTKQLYFNKESVHLHSIVQQIAYNYKPLLLEKSITFENSVSKNIFLFVDLDSLKIVFRNLLDNAIKFSNENGQINFSAIDLDSDFCQVIIQDSGIGMSEKTISELLQEGELLAKKGNSEIIGTGLGLQLCKQMIKKNNGTFTIESEPGKGTKMILTFPKTK
- a CDS encoding polyribonucleotide nucleotidyltransferase, which codes for MIPQVSQEIIDLGDGRSISIETGKLAKQADGSVVVRLGNCMLLATAVSARTSNPGVDFLPLTVDYREKFAAAGRFPGGFFKREARPSDSEVLTMRLVDRVLRPLFPDDYHAETQVMIQLMSHDDNVMPDALAGLAASAALAVSDIPFYNLISEVRVARIDGKLVINPSREELEKSDIDMMIGASLDSVAMVEGEMKEISEAEMVEAIKFAHEAIKVQIEAQQRLRAKLSSQEYRTYEGEVEDEAVYAKVKAVAYDKCYAIAQEASGKAERGEKFAAVKEEAKALFTEEEYAENADLAGLVGKYFYKTNKEAVRNVILEKGIRLDGRKTTEIRPIWCETDYLPSVHGSSLFTRGETQALATVTLGTSREANQIDSPSEQGEEKFYLHYNFPPFSTGEAKPLRGTSRREVGHGNLAQRALKNMIPADCPYTIRVVSEVLESNGSSSMATVCAGTMALMDAGVQMTKPVSGIAMGLITDGEKFAVLSDILGDEDHLGDMDFKVTGTADGITACQMDIKIEGLRYDIMEQALAQARDGRLHILGKLTETIAAPRADVKAHAPKIITRTIPGNFIGALIGPGGKVIQELQKATGTTIVINEVDEQGVVEILGTDPEGIKTVLAKIDALTFKPQVGEAYEVKVIKMLDFGAVVEYTAAPGNEVLLHVSELAWERTENVADVVKMGDVFQVKYLGVDPKTKKEKVSKKALVPRPPREEKKE